One segment of Pandoraea pnomenusa DNA contains the following:
- the panV gene encoding pandorabactin biosynthesis transcriptional regulator PanV gives MSLETLLQRSAWAQGLTPEQRRRVVAEIQVRPVESGAYVCRKGDPSHAWFGVIEGLVKIATASASGKSVTFTGVPAGAWFGEGSVLKRENRKYDVMALRDSVVAHMPIATFDWLLDTSIPFNRFLTLQLNERLGQFIAAVEHERLLDTDARVARSLSSMFNPNLYPSDDNTVQISQEELSYLAGVSRQRVNLALKVLEQAGLVKVDYGVLTILDLEGLREFGM, from the coding sequence ATGTCACTCGAAACCCTGCTGCAGCGCAGCGCATGGGCGCAAGGACTGACACCGGAGCAGCGCCGGCGCGTGGTCGCCGAAATTCAGGTGCGGCCGGTGGAGAGCGGTGCGTATGTGTGTCGCAAGGGTGACCCGTCGCACGCCTGGTTCGGTGTCATCGAAGGACTGGTGAAGATTGCGACGGCCTCCGCGAGCGGCAAGTCCGTGACGTTCACCGGCGTGCCGGCCGGTGCGTGGTTCGGCGAAGGGTCGGTGCTCAAGCGCGAGAACCGCAAGTACGACGTGATGGCGTTGCGCGACTCGGTCGTGGCGCACATGCCGATTGCCACGTTCGACTGGCTGCTCGACACGAGCATCCCGTTCAACCGTTTCCTGACGCTTCAACTCAACGAGCGCCTCGGCCAGTTCATCGCGGCCGTGGAACACGAGCGCCTGCTCGACACCGACGCGCGCGTGGCGCGCTCGCTGTCGTCGATGTTCAACCCGAACCTGTATCCGTCCGACGACAATACGGTCCAGATTTCACAGGAGGAGCTTAGCTATCTGGCGGGGGTGTCGCGCCAGCGGGTCAACCTCGCGCTCAAGGTGCTGGAGCAGGCCGGGCTCGTGAAGGTGGATTACGGTGTCCTGACGATTCTCGACCTGGAAGGCCTTCGCGAATTCGGGATGTAG
- a CDS encoding ABC transporter permease, with amino-acid sequence MNAATSTPPGTPAVRQGKASPTVSPEAAGQRRAAWSLVMPATLYFLVLLAVPLVLTFVLSLHGFDPNSGGILPTVSLQHYVDILTDSYFYEIFLRTLLLSVGVTLLCVLIGVPEAYFLFRMRDPWRSLCLVLVLGPLLISVVVRTLGWSILLGREGLVNLVLTKLGLIAHPLQMLFTMGAVTVALVHVLVPLMVLSVWTSLTRLDPAVSHAARSLGAGRATVMWRVVLPQITPGILSGSLIVFALTASAFATPALIGGRRLKVVATTAYDEFLGTLNWPLGAAIAIVLLIVNVAIISGYNRALEKRFTRRLG; translated from the coding sequence ATGAACGCCGCAACCTCCACGCCTCCGGGCACGCCCGCCGTGCGGCAAGGAAAGGCGTCGCCGACGGTTTCGCCCGAGGCCGCCGGTCAGCGTCGCGCCGCATGGTCGCTGGTCATGCCCGCCACCCTGTACTTTCTCGTGCTGCTGGCGGTGCCGCTGGTGCTCACGTTCGTGTTGAGCCTGCACGGCTTCGATCCGAACAGCGGCGGCATCCTGCCCACGGTGTCGCTGCAGCATTACGTCGACATTCTCACCGACAGCTACTTCTACGAAATCTTCCTGCGCACGTTGCTCCTGTCGGTGGGCGTGACGCTGCTTTGCGTGCTGATCGGCGTGCCGGAGGCGTACTTCCTCTTTCGCATGCGCGATCCGTGGCGCTCGCTGTGCCTGGTGCTGGTGCTCGGGCCGCTGCTGATCTCCGTCGTGGTGCGCACGCTGGGCTGGTCGATCCTGCTGGGCCGCGAGGGGCTGGTGAACCTGGTGCTCACCAAGCTCGGACTGATCGCGCATCCCTTGCAGATGCTGTTCACGATGGGCGCGGTCACGGTGGCGCTCGTGCATGTGCTCGTACCGCTCATGGTGTTGTCGGTATGGACCTCGCTCACGCGGCTGGACCCCGCGGTCTCGCACGCGGCGCGTTCGTTGGGGGCGGGGCGGGCGACCGTGATGTGGCGCGTCGTGTTGCCGCAGATCACGCCGGGCATCCTGTCGGGCAGTCTCATCGTGTTCGCCCTGACGGCCAGCGCATTTGCCACGCCGGCACTCATCGGCGGACGTCGCCTCAAGGTCGTGGCGACCACGGCGTACGACGAGTTCCTCGGCACGCTGAACTGGCCGCTTGGGGCCGCCATCGCGATCGTGCTGCTGATCGTCAACGTGGCGATCATCAGCGGCTACAACCGTGCGCTCGAAAAGCGCTTCACGCGCCGGCTCGGCTGA
- a CDS encoding RidA family protein, which translates to MSDIQRHHTNARMSRVVVHNGTVYIGGQTADDRNQDITGQTQQVLAKIDGYLKDAGIDKSRLLSAQVWLKDIESDFAGMNAVWDAWTSPGNTPTRATVESRLAAPDLLVEIAVIAAAK; encoded by the coding sequence ATGAGCGATATTCAGCGCCATCATACGAACGCACGGATGAGCCGTGTCGTGGTGCATAACGGTACGGTGTACATCGGCGGCCAGACGGCGGACGATCGCAACCAGGACATCACGGGCCAGACGCAACAGGTGCTGGCGAAGATCGACGGCTATCTGAAGGACGCGGGCATCGACAAGTCGCGTCTGCTCTCGGCGCAGGTGTGGCTCAAGGATATCGAATCGGACTTCGCGGGCATGAACGCCGTGTGGGACGCGTGGACGAGCCCCGGCAATACGCCCACACGTGCGACGGTGGAGTCGCGTCTCGCGGCACCGGACCTGCTGGTCGAAATTGCCGTGATCGCCGCGGCGAAGTAA
- a CDS encoding FAD/NAD(P)-dependent oxidoreductase, with translation MSVKLVDLLVIGAGPAGLAAALEAKRHGLSPLVVDENALPGGQIYRSVSRSPLADPGVLGPDYLHGRALVDAFMAAGIDYWPQTLAWQIGADKRVSVTRQSAGGGTLQIEAGAIVLAGGAQERPFPIPGWTLPGVMGVGAAQTLLKASALVPDTPAVLAGCGPLLYLFAWQLINAGVPVRAILDTAQAGGRREALRHAGGALKAPSYLMKGFKLLRAIRAAGVQHVKHVESLRVNGTQRAESIEYVAGGRTLRIDTSLVLLHQGVIPNTQVTRSIGCEHLWDEAQLCWRPETDAWGETSLPGIFVAGDGAGISGALAAEPSGRLAAIQAAVKLGKLDGAKRDSRALTLRRELASHTAIRPFLDALYRPADSFRVPPDDSTIVCRCEEVTAGDVRRMAKLGCVGPNQTKTFSRCGMGPCQGRFCGLTVAELLAQSQGCAVPDVGYYRIRPPIKPVTLGELAVAVDAPEFLSERAGFPK, from the coding sequence ATGAGCGTGAAACTTGTGGATTTGTTGGTCATCGGGGCGGGACCGGCGGGACTGGCGGCTGCGCTCGAAGCGAAGCGTCACGGACTCTCGCCGCTCGTCGTCGATGAAAATGCGCTGCCCGGCGGCCAGATCTACCGCAGTGTCAGTCGCTCGCCGCTGGCCGACCCCGGGGTGCTCGGGCCCGACTATCTGCACGGGCGTGCGCTCGTCGATGCATTCATGGCGGCGGGCATCGACTATTGGCCGCAAACGCTCGCCTGGCAGATCGGCGCGGACAAGCGGGTGTCGGTCACGCGCCAGAGCGCGGGCGGCGGCACGTTGCAGATCGAGGCGGGCGCCATCGTGCTCGCCGGCGGTGCGCAGGAGCGGCCGTTCCCGATTCCCGGCTGGACGCTGCCCGGCGTGATGGGCGTCGGGGCTGCGCAAACGCTGCTCAAGGCCTCGGCACTCGTGCCGGACACGCCTGCCGTACTGGCGGGATGCGGGCCGCTCCTTTACCTGTTCGCGTGGCAACTGATCAACGCGGGCGTGCCCGTGCGGGCCATTCTCGACACGGCGCAGGCCGGCGGCCGACGCGAGGCGCTGCGTCATGCCGGCGGTGCGCTCAAGGCGCCGTCGTACCTCATGAAGGGCTTCAAACTGCTGCGCGCGATCCGCGCGGCGGGCGTGCAGCACGTGAAGCATGTCGAGTCGCTGCGCGTGAACGGAACGCAGCGGGCCGAGAGCATCGAGTATGTCGCGGGCGGGCGAACGCTGCGAATCGACACCTCGCTGGTGCTGTTGCATCAGGGCGTGATTCCGAACACGCAGGTCACCCGTTCCATCGGTTGCGAACACCTGTGGGACGAGGCGCAGTTGTGCTGGCGTCCGGAGACGGACGCCTGGGGCGAGACGAGCCTGCCGGGCATTTTCGTGGCAGGCGACGGCGCGGGCATCTCGGGCGCGCTGGCCGCGGAGCCGTCCGGGCGACTGGCCGCGATCCAGGCCGCCGTGAAGCTCGGCAAGCTCGACGGGGCGAAGCGCGACTCGCGTGCGCTGACCCTGCGTCGCGAGCTGGCCTCGCACACCGCCATTCGCCCGTTCCTCGACGCGCTTTATCGTCCGGCAGACAGCTTCCGTGTGCCGCCCGACGACAGCACGATCGTGTGCCGATGCGAGGAGGTGACGGCGGGCGACGTGCGGCGAATGGCGAAGCTCGGCTGCGTTGGCCCGAATCAGACGAAGACATTCTCGCGATGCGGCATGGGACCGTGCCAGGGCCGCTTCTGCGGTCTGACAGTGGCCGAATTGCTGGCGCAGTCGCAGGGATGCGCGGTGCCCGACGTGGGCTATTACCGCATTCGTCCGCCGATCAAGCCGGTAACGCTCGGCGAGCTGGCCGTGGCGGTCGACGCGCCCGAGTTCCTGAGCGAGCGGGCAGGTTTCCCCAAGTAA
- a CDS encoding AMP-dependent synthetase/ligase, with amino-acid sequence MQERTTFPRLLLAHAATRGTRTAYREKDLGIWQCWSWQEAAHEVRMLACALAAAGFRRGDNLAIVGNNRVRLYWAMTAAQALGGVAVPLYQDAVAAEMVHVLQDAEIDFAIVEDQEQVDKLLELRDQVPRLSNIIYEDPRGLRGYDAPGLRAYEAALEQGREFNARHPRFFDDAVAAGDPDDTATILYTSGTTGKPKGVCHSHAGLIGAAYHGSTFDRLGPGDEVLSYLPMAWVGDHLFSYAQALVAGFTVNCPESPDTIATDMREIGPTYYFAPPRVYENVLTQVMIRMEDASGLKRRMFSHFMDVANRCGAAVLDRRPVALLDRVQYAIGNLCVYGPLRNTLGMSRIRTAYTAGEAIGPDLFRFYRAIGVNLKQFYGQTETCAYVCLQPDRQVRFDSVGPVAPGMEIRIGESGEVLVRGVGLLKAYYKRPDATREALDDDGYFRTGDAGIIDDDGHLRIIDRAKDVGKLACGSLFAPKYIENKLKFFSYIKEAVAFGDGRDGVCAFINIDFDAVGNWAERQNLAYAGYIDLATHARVAELILGCVESVNADLAREAAFSSAQIQRFVILHKELDPDDDELTRTRKVRRAFIAQKYEVLVDAFYSGKSTQFIETRVKFEDGREGSVSATLAIHPARVIGARAPVDDPAPVKLRCAA; translated from the coding sequence ATGCAGGAGCGGACCACCTTTCCGCGGTTGTTGCTGGCGCACGCCGCAACGCGCGGCACCCGCACGGCGTATCGGGAAAAAGATCTGGGAATCTGGCAGTGTTGGAGCTGGCAGGAAGCCGCACACGAAGTTCGCATGCTGGCGTGCGCGCTGGCCGCCGCCGGCTTCCGTCGCGGCGACAATCTCGCCATCGTGGGCAACAATCGCGTGCGTTTGTACTGGGCCATGACGGCCGCGCAAGCGCTCGGCGGTGTGGCCGTACCGCTGTACCAGGACGCGGTCGCCGCCGAAATGGTGCACGTCCTCCAGGATGCCGAGATCGATTTCGCCATCGTCGAAGATCAGGAGCAGGTCGACAAGTTGCTGGAACTGCGCGATCAGGTGCCGCGGCTGTCGAACATCATCTACGAAGACCCGCGAGGCCTGCGCGGCTATGACGCCCCGGGTTTGCGCGCCTACGAAGCCGCGCTCGAGCAGGGGCGCGAGTTCAACGCGCGGCATCCCCGCTTTTTCGACGACGCGGTGGCCGCCGGCGATCCCGACGACACCGCCACCATCCTTTACACCTCGGGCACGACCGGCAAGCCCAAGGGGGTGTGCCATTCGCATGCGGGGCTCATCGGTGCGGCGTATCACGGCAGCACCTTCGATCGGCTCGGCCCGGGCGACGAAGTGCTGTCCTATCTGCCGATGGCGTGGGTCGGGGATCATCTCTTCTCGTATGCGCAGGCGCTCGTGGCGGGTTTCACCGTCAATTGCCCCGAGTCGCCCGACACGATCGCCACCGACATGCGCGAGATCGGCCCGACCTACTACTTCGCGCCGCCGCGGGTCTATGAGAACGTGCTCACGCAAGTGATGATCCGCATGGAAGACGCGAGTGGCCTCAAGCGCAGGATGTTCTCGCACTTCATGGACGTGGCCAACCGTTGCGGCGCGGCGGTGCTCGACCGCCGTCCGGTCGCGCTGCTCGATCGCGTTCAGTACGCGATCGGCAATCTCTGCGTGTATGGCCCGCTTCGCAACACGCTCGGCATGAGCCGGATTCGCACCGCCTACACGGCGGGCGAGGCCATCGGCCCCGATCTGTTTCGCTTCTATCGCGCCATCGGCGTGAACCTCAAGCAGTTCTACGGGCAGACGGAGACGTGCGCATACGTCTGCCTGCAACCGGATCGTCAGGTGCGATTCGACAGCGTCGGCCCGGTCGCCCCGGGCATGGAAATCAGGATCGGGGAGAGCGGCGAGGTGCTGGTGCGCGGCGTGGGACTGCTCAAGGCGTACTACAAGCGCCCCGACGCCACGCGCGAGGCGCTGGACGACGACGGCTATTTCCGCACGGGCGATGCCGGCATCATCGACGACGACGGCCACCTGCGCATCATCGATCGCGCCAAGGACGTCGGCAAGCTCGCCTGCGGCTCGCTCTTCGCACCGAAGTACATCGAGAACAAGCTCAAGTTCTTCTCCTACATCAAGGAGGCGGTGGCGTTCGGCGACGGACGCGACGGCGTTTGCGCCTTCATCAATATCGACTTTGACGCCGTGGGCAACTGGGCGGAGCGGCAGAACCTCGCTTACGCCGGCTACATCGACCTGGCTACCCATGCCCGCGTGGCCGAGCTGATCCTCGGTTGCGTGGAATCCGTGAACGCCGATCTCGCCCGGGAAGCCGCCTTTTCATCCGCGCAGATTCAGCGCTTCGTGATCCTGCATAAGGAACTCGATCCCGATGACGACGAGCTCACTCGCACGCGCAAGGTGCGACGCGCATTCATCGCCCAGAAGTACGAGGTACTGGTCGATGCGTTCTATTCCGGCAAGTCGACGCAGTTCATCGAAACGCGCGTGAAGTTCGAGGACGGACGCGAGGGCAGCGTGAGCGCCACGCTCGCGATTCATCCGGCGCGCGTGATCGGCGCCCGGGCCCCCGTCGACGATCCTGCGCCTGTGAAGTTGCGCTGCGCGGCCTGA
- a CDS encoding (2Fe-2S)-binding protein: MPNVSLLKSLARKDGATVRMFIEGTPLDVPADMNVAAALLFAGVTACRTTPVSGSDRAPFCMMGVCFDCLVEIDGVPNRQGCMTPVREGMQVRRMDGARSVA, encoded by the coding sequence ATGCCAAACGTTTCGCTGCTTAAGTCGCTGGCGCGCAAGGATGGCGCGACCGTGCGAATGTTTATCGAAGGCACGCCGCTCGACGTGCCGGCCGACATGAACGTGGCCGCCGCGTTGCTGTTCGCGGGCGTGACGGCGTGCCGTACCACGCCCGTGAGCGGTAGCGATCGTGCACCGTTCTGCATGATGGGGGTGTGCTTCGATTGTCTCGTCGAGATCGACGGCGTGCCGAACCGGCAGGGCTGCATGACGCCCGTGCGTGAAGGCATGCAGGTGCGCCGCATGGATGGCGCGAGGAGTGTCGCATGA
- a CDS encoding ABC transporter permease, whose product MNRQDPQYDRNGLGAMVFHGLFLLFILAPLVVVCLVAFTPDNFLSIPTQHFSLRWFASLMDDEDFQSALRTSLWLGVASASVSTALAVPAAMGLARYRFPGRDAINSFLLSPLMIPPVVLGIAFLRLFTLLDMGGSFVSLVACHALLIFPYALRLIMAALVGQADEAERAARSLGAGRWTTFRRVTLPAILPGVAGGWVLAFINSFDELTATIFVTSPTTITLPVRIYMNMSETVDPSVAAISTLLIGLTLAVMLVLDRIYGLNKVLVGNH is encoded by the coding sequence ATGAACCGACAAGATCCTCAGTACGACCGCAATGGTCTCGGGGCCATGGTGTTCCATGGGCTGTTCCTGCTTTTCATTCTGGCGCCGCTGGTCGTGGTTTGCCTGGTCGCCTTCACGCCCGACAACTTCCTCTCGATCCCGACACAGCACTTCTCGTTGCGCTGGTTCGCGTCGCTCATGGACGACGAGGACTTCCAGTCGGCGTTGCGCACGAGCCTTTGGCTCGGGGTGGCGTCGGCGAGCGTGTCGACCGCGCTGGCCGTGCCCGCGGCGATGGGGCTTGCACGCTACCGTTTCCCGGGGCGCGATGCGATCAATTCGTTCCTGCTCTCGCCGCTGATGATTCCGCCGGTGGTGCTGGGCATCGCGTTCCTGCGACTGTTCACGTTGCTCGACATGGGCGGATCGTTCGTGAGCCTGGTGGCGTGCCATGCGTTGCTCATCTTCCCTTACGCGTTGCGGCTGATCATGGCGGCGCTGGTGGGGCAGGCGGACGAAGCCGAACGCGCGGCGCGCTCGCTCGGCGCCGGGCGCTGGACCACGTTCCGTCGCGTCACGCTGCCGGCGATCCTGCCGGGGGTCGCGGGCGGGTGGGTACTGGCGTTCATCAACAGCTTCGACGAGTTGACGGCCACGATCTTCGTGACGTCGCCCACGACGATCACGCTGCCGGTGCGCATCTACATGAACATGAGCGAGACGGTCGATCCGAGCGTGGCGGCGATCTCCACGCTGCTCATCGGACTGACGCTGGCGGTGATGCTGGTGCTCGACCGTATCTACGGATTGAACAAGGTTCTGGTTGGAAATCACTAA
- a CDS encoding branched-chain amino acid ABC transporter permease: MQFFLEILIGGLLSGVMYSLVALGFVLIFKASGVFNFAQGAMVYFAALSVVGLMERGLPLWAAAVGAFAVMVLMSVATERFVLRKLVNQSPITLFMATIGLSFFLEGLAPLLWGNEVRPLSLGIVDEPIASILDSTGILVSRFDLAAAAIAAVLVALLALFFRATSIGRALRAVADDHQAALSLGIPLQRIWVVVWSVSGFVALVAGMLWGSRNGVQFALTMTALKALPVLILGGFTSIPGAIVGGLIIGAAEKLAEIYVPQLLQSQFGGNFGGIEGWFPYVFALLFLLVRPEGLFGERHIDRV; this comes from the coding sequence ATGCAGTTCTTTCTGGAAATTCTGATCGGCGGGTTGCTCTCCGGGGTGATGTACTCCCTGGTGGCGCTCGGCTTCGTGCTGATCTTCAAGGCGTCGGGCGTATTCAACTTCGCGCAGGGCGCGATGGTGTACTTCGCGGCGCTGTCCGTGGTCGGCCTCATGGAGCGCGGGCTGCCACTGTGGGCCGCGGCCGTCGGGGCGTTTGCGGTGATGGTGCTCATGAGCGTGGCCACGGAGCGCTTTGTGCTGCGCAAGCTGGTGAACCAGTCGCCCATTACGCTCTTCATGGCGACCATCGGCCTGTCGTTCTTCCTCGAGGGGCTCGCACCGCTGCTGTGGGGCAACGAGGTGCGTCCGCTCTCGCTGGGCATCGTGGACGAGCCGATCGCGTCGATCCTGGATTCGACCGGCATCCTCGTGAGCCGCTTCGATCTGGCGGCCGCCGCGATCGCGGCGGTGCTCGTGGCGTTGCTCGCGCTGTTCTTCCGGGCCACCAGTATTGGCCGGGCGCTGCGCGCGGTGGCGGACGATCATCAGGCGGCGCTCTCGCTCGGCATTCCGCTGCAACGCATCTGGGTGGTGGTATGGAGCGTGTCGGGCTTCGTCGCGCTGGTCGCCGGCATGCTCTGGGGGTCGCGCAACGGCGTGCAGTTCGCGCTCACGATGACGGCGCTCAAGGCCTTGCCCGTGCTGATTCTCGGCGGATTCACCTCGATTCCGGGCGCGATTGTCGGCGGGTTGATCATCGGTGCGGCCGAGAAGCTTGCCGAGATCTACGTGCCGCAACTGCTGCAAAGCCAGTTCGGCGGGAACTTCGGCGGCATCGAGGGCTGGTTCCCGTACGTGTTCGCGCTGCTGTTCCTGCTCGTTCGCCCGGAAGGGTTGTTCGGGGAGCGGCACATCGATCGCGTTTGA
- a CDS encoding NAD(P)/FAD-dependent oxidoreductase, translating to MQKTYDIAVIGGGLVGMAIAYGLVKRGQRVVVCDGEDNSLRAARGNFGLVWVQGKGATCTDYARWSLHSANTWQGFADELFARTGVSVGFERPGGFNIAQTPEELAIKVESMRKLQESEPALAYDVLDHEALAERLPAIGADVAGAIYSPNDGHVSPLYTLRALFDAFEQAGGEYAPNVRVTDIRQVGSAFRVSMGDMSLEAGRVVLAAGLGNRDLAPMVGLSAPVKPLRGQILVTERVKRFLDYPTIYVRQTVEGSVMLGDSAEDVGFNDGVTPDVLADIARRGIAPFPILKDVRVVRAWGALRVMTADGLPIYEASEACPGAYLATCHSGVTLAAAHCETIAPWILGAERPALLDHFYAKRFAA from the coding sequence ATGCAAAAGACATACGATATCGCCGTCATCGGCGGCGGCCTCGTCGGCATGGCGATAGCCTACGGACTCGTCAAGCGCGGACAACGCGTGGTCGTGTGCGATGGCGAAGACAATTCGCTGCGCGCCGCGCGAGGCAACTTCGGGCTTGTCTGGGTGCAGGGCAAGGGCGCCACGTGCACCGATTACGCCCGCTGGTCGCTGCACTCCGCCAACACATGGCAGGGGTTCGCCGACGAGTTGTTCGCCCGCACCGGCGTGTCCGTCGGGTTCGAGCGGCCCGGAGGCTTCAATATCGCGCAAACGCCCGAAGAGCTGGCGATCAAGGTCGAGAGCATGCGCAAGCTGCAGGAGTCGGAGCCCGCGCTCGCGTACGACGTGCTCGATCACGAGGCGCTGGCCGAGCGGCTGCCGGCGATCGGCGCGGACGTGGCGGGCGCCATCTATTCGCCCAACGACGGTCACGTGAGCCCGCTCTATACACTGCGTGCGCTGTTCGACGCGTTCGAGCAGGCCGGCGGAGAGTATGCGCCGAACGTGCGTGTGACCGATATTCGCCAGGTGGGCAGTGCGTTTCGCGTGAGCATGGGCGACATGTCGCTGGAGGCCGGGCGCGTGGTACTCGCCGCCGGGCTCGGCAATCGCGACCTCGCCCCGATGGTGGGGCTCTCGGCGCCCGTCAAGCCGCTGCGCGGACAGATTCTCGTCACCGAGCGGGTCAAGCGATTTCTCGACTACCCCACGATCTATGTGCGTCAGACGGTCGAGGGCTCGGTCATGCTGGGCGACTCCGCCGAAGACGTCGGCTTCAACGACGGTGTAACACCGGATGTGCTCGCCGACATCGCCCGCCGCGGCATCGCACCCTTTCCGATTCTCAAGGACGTGCGCGTGGTGCGCGCGTGGGGAGCCCTGCGTGTCATGACGGCCGACGGTCTGCCGATCTACGAGGCCTCCGAGGCTTGCCCCGGTGCCTATCTCGCGACCTGCCATAGCGGCGTGACGCTGGCCGCTGCTCACTGTGAAACCATCGCGCCGTGGATTCTCGGCGCCGAGCGCCCTGCGCTTCTGGATCATTTCTATGCCAAACGTTTCGCTGCTTAA
- a CDS encoding ABC transporter ATP-binding protein, whose amino-acid sequence MKDNRKTGDVLLDLQHISLSFGGVKALTDISFDVREHEIRAIIGPNGAGKSSMLNVINGVYHPQQGAIVFRGKPRQRMHPTSAARHGVARTFQNIALFKGMTVLDNIMTGRNTRMRAGLLASAIWWGKAREEEMANRAKVEEIIDFLEIQHIRKTPVGRLPYGLQKRVELARALAAEPELLLLDEPMAGMNLEEKRDMCRFILEVNEEFGTTIVLIEHDMGVVMDISDRVVVLDYGKKIGDGSPDEVRSDPEVIRAYLGAAHGQPAAA is encoded by the coding sequence ATGAAGGACAACCGCAAGACCGGCGACGTATTGCTCGATTTGCAGCACATCAGCCTGTCGTTTGGTGGCGTCAAGGCGCTCACGGACATTTCGTTCGACGTTCGCGAGCACGAGATCCGCGCGATCATCGGCCCGAACGGCGCGGGCAAGAGCTCGATGCTCAATGTGATCAACGGCGTGTATCACCCGCAGCAAGGCGCGATCGTCTTTCGCGGCAAGCCGCGCCAGCGCATGCACCCAACCTCGGCGGCCCGCCACGGCGTGGCCCGCACTTTCCAGAACATCGCCCTGTTCAAGGGCATGACCGTGCTCGACAACATCATGACGGGGCGAAACACCCGCATGCGCGCCGGGTTGCTCGCCAGCGCCATCTGGTGGGGCAAGGCGCGCGAGGAAGAGATGGCGAACCGCGCCAAGGTCGAAGAGATCATCGACTTTCTCGAGATCCAGCACATCCGCAAGACCCCGGTGGGGCGTCTGCCGTACGGCCTGCAAAAGCGCGTAGAACTGGCGCGCGCGTTGGCCGCCGAGCCCGAATTGCTGCTGCTCGACGAGCCCATGGCGGGCATGAACCTCGAAGAGAAGCGAGACATGTGCCGCTTCATTCTGGAAGTCAACGAAGAGTTCGGCACGACCATTGTGCTGATCGAGCACGACATGGGCGTGGTGATGGATATCTCGGATCGCGTGGTGGTGCTCGACTACGGGAAGAAGATCGGTGACGGCTCGCCCGACGAGGTGCGGTCGGATCCTGAAGTCATTCGCGCCTATCTCGGTGCCGCGCACGGCCAGCCGGCCGCCGCCTGA
- a CDS encoding ABC transporter ATP-binding protein has product MSTCTPYLRLEQLGKRYGETAAVEGVDLSIAQGEFISLLGPSGCGKTTTLQMIAGFVAPSTGRILLEGRDLTPVPPEKRGLGIVFQSYALFPHMTVAQNVAFGLDMRRVDPGEKRRRVQDALDLVHLGAHAGRYPRELSGGQRQRVALARALVIAPPVLLLDEPLSNLDAKLREQMQDELRAIQRQVGTTTIMVTHDQAEALAISDRVVLLNAGRVVRIDTPHDVYEDPRATFAAHFIGQTNLITGQLDVRGDVAVLDAQGHRLAVTAAHATAAGGPATFSLRPERIRLTSATAGRVAGRVGQRSFHGNHWVITVATALGELRVLVSNDGVAAANDGDAVGLDWADDALRLVREGA; this is encoded by the coding sequence ATGAGCACCTGCACCCCATATTTGCGTCTCGAGCAACTCGGCAAGCGTTACGGTGAAACGGCGGCGGTCGAAGGCGTCGACCTGTCGATCGCGCAGGGGGAGTTCATCTCCCTGCTCGGGCCGTCCGGCTGCGGCAAGACGACCACGCTGCAGATGATCGCGGGCTTCGTGGCACCGAGCACCGGTCGCATTCTGCTCGAAGGTCGCGATCTCACGCCGGTGCCGCCGGAAAAGCGCGGGCTCGGCATCGTGTTTCAGAGCTACGCGCTGTTCCCGCACATGACGGTGGCGCAGAACGTGGCGTTCGGTCTGGACATGCGCCGCGTGGACCCGGGCGAGAAGCGGCGTCGCGTGCAGGACGCGCTGGATCTGGTGCATCTCGGTGCGCACGCGGGCCGCTATCCGCGCGAGCTATCGGGCGGGCAGCGTCAGCGCGTGGCGCTGGCGCGTGCGCTGGTCATCGCGCCGCCGGTGCTGCTGCTCGACGAGCCTCTGTCCAATCTCGACGCGAAGCTGCGCGAACAGATGCAGGACGAGTTGCGCGCCATTCAGCGCCAGGTCGGCACGACCACCATCATGGTGACGCACGATCAGGCGGAGGCGCTGGCGATCAGCGATCGGGTAGTGCTGCTCAATGCCGGCCGGGTCGTTCGCATCGACACGCCGCATGACGTCTACGAAGACCCGCGCGCCACATTCGCCGCGCATTTCATCGGGCAGACCAATCTCATCACTGGCCAGCTCGACGTGCGCGGCGACGTGGCGGTGCTCGACGCTCAGGGGCATCGGCTTGCCGTCACGGCCGCGCATGCGACGGCCGCGGGCGGACCGGCGACGTTCAGCCTGCGTCCCGAGCGCATCCGTCTCACGTCGGCGACGGCGGGGCGGGTGGCCGGACGCGTGGGCCAGCGCAGCTTCCATGGCAATCACTGGGTCATCACGGTGGCAACGGCGCTTGGCGAGTTGCGTGTGCTCGTGTCCAACGACGGCGTGGCGGCGGCCAACGATGGCGACGCCGTCGGGCTCGACTGGGCCGACGACGCGCTGCGTCTCGTGAGGGAGGGCGCATGA